Proteins encoded together in one Streptomyces capillispiralis window:
- a CDS encoding ArsR/SmtB family transcription factor codes for MESALPASAEVIRPLFGPGHGWLPDVLALTGDVRAARMESVLSQLREVGPEGLVAEVTGRFGAVVPRSWQRVLDDPGRFLAAYYEVADAAWRRLEPLWVRADALLGREAERVGSAVVSQNLGVVLTGLGPRVRYVDGVLELPRCAREVFELGGRRLVLVPVVFGAAASMHSFDRDDVVWFSYPLPGLGRLGSPGGQPVGEDGLVRLLGPVRAGVLRSVRPPATVSELARVLNTGVSTITYHCEYLRAVGLLQRERYGREVRQRLTGRGAALVELFKGPAG; via the coding sequence GTGGAATCCGCTCTGCCCGCCTCGGCCGAGGTGATCCGTCCCTTGTTCGGGCCCGGGCACGGCTGGCTGCCCGATGTGTTGGCGCTGACCGGTGATGTGCGCGCCGCCCGTATGGAGAGTGTGCTGTCGCAGTTGCGGGAGGTCGGGCCGGAGGGCCTCGTGGCTGAGGTGACCGGGCGGTTCGGTGCCGTGGTGCCCCGGAGCTGGCAGAGGGTGCTGGATGACCCTGGGCGCTTTCTCGCCGCGTACTACGAGGTGGCCGACGCGGCCTGGCGGCGCTTGGAGCCGTTGTGGGTGCGGGCGGATGCGTTGTTGGGCAGGGAGGCCGAGCGGGTGGGTTCCGCTGTGGTCAGCCAGAACCTCGGTGTGGTGCTGACCGGTCTGGGCCCTCGGGTGCGGTACGTGGACGGGGTGCTTGAGCTGCCGCGGTGTGCGAGGGAGGTCTTCGAGCTCGGGGGTCGTCGGCTGGTGCTGGTTCCCGTGGTCTTCGGTGCGGCGGCCTCGATGCACAGTTTCGACCGTGATGATGTGGTCTGGTTCAGCTACCCGTTGCCCGGGCTGGGGCGTCTTGGCTCTCCGGGAGGGCAGCCGGTGGGTGAGGACGGTCTCGTTCGACTGCTGGGACCGGTCAGGGCGGGTGTGCTTCGCTCGGTGCGGCCGCCTGCGACGGTCAGTGAGCTGGCTCGTGTGCTGAATACGGGGGTCAGCACGATTACCTACCACTGCGAGTATCTGAGGGCGGTGGGTTTGCTTCAGCGGGAGCGTTATGGCCGTGAGGTGCGCCAGCGGCTGACCGGCCGTGGGGCTGCGCTGGTGGAGTTGTTCAAGGGTCCGGCCGGGTAG
- a CDS encoding lytic transglycosylase domain-containing protein: protein MVRAAREAGVSPLLVMGVLHNEAYKPHHPLLERLWQWWKPKASFGLANMHRATFERVRHTHRLPGRWQDLRDDPAFAIRTAALHLKDLDHSLPKGHVRRYTRDELLALGYNTGERNMRAFARGVPPGPMARSYLRRYRAHQERAAEALGRAGTPHD from the coding sequence GTGGTACGCGCTGCCCGGGAGGCCGGGGTTTCGCCGCTGCTGGTCATGGGGGTGCTCCACAACGAGGCCTACAAACCGCACCATCCCCTGCTGGAGCGGCTGTGGCAGTGGTGGAAACCCAAGGCGTCCTTCGGTCTGGCCAACATGCACCGGGCGACGTTCGAGCGGGTCCGGCACACGCATCGTCTGCCGGGCCGATGGCAGGACCTGCGGGATGACCCCGCTTTCGCCATCCGCACAGCCGCCCTGCACCTCAAGGACCTCGACCACAGCCTTCCCAAGGGGCATGTGCGCCGTTACACCCGTGACGAGCTCCTGGCCCTGGGCTACAACACCGGTGAACGCAACATGCGTGCCTTCGCCCGGGGCGTACCGCCCGGCCCGATGGCACGGTCGTACCTGCGCCGCTACCGCGCCCACCAGGAACGGGCTGCCGAAGCCCTCGGACGCGCCGGCACGCCGCACGACTAG